In Aureibacillus halotolerans, the genomic window TACAGGCATTATCTTCGCCCCAGCCATTGCTCTTCGCTGAAGCATCAAAAGAAAAAACACTACTTATGCAAAAAACGATCCAGAGGTCATGTGGAACATAGACTTATGGATCGTTTTTTGTGCTACATACCTTGTCATTAAGGATAACGAACGATATTCTTGAAGAAGTAGATTGATTTACTAGAGTAGAGGGAGGAACAATAAATGATTGAGTTTGCAGAAATTCATCATGTCACTCTTGCAGTGACTGATATAAAAAAGGCAGCACAGTTCTATGAGAATGTTTTAGGAATGACGCCACGTACTGATCGACCAGATTTCGGCTTTCCTGGTGCCTGGTACTCTGTTGGTAACCAGCAGCTCCACTTAATCTCGGTAGACGACGCAAAAACCCTTCGTGGATCTGACGAGATTGACAGTCGGGATGGGCATCTTGCTTTGAAAGTAGTCTCGATTCCATCGTTATTAAAGAAGCTCGATGAAGCCGGTGTTCTATACCAAGATCGTCCGGATAATAAAACGCCTTGGCA contains:
- a CDS encoding VOC family protein, producing the protein MIEFAEIHHVTLAVTDIKKAAQFYENVLGMTPRTDRPDFGFPGAWYSVGNQQLHLISVDDAKTLRGSDEIDSRDGHLALKVVSIPSLLKKLDEAGVLYQDRPDNKTPWHQVYVTDPSGNVIEFNAPRS